A genome region from Bosea sp. BIWAKO-01 includes the following:
- a CDS encoding SDR family oxidoreductase produces MDRNQIALETPFAPGKVAVITGAASGIGRAAAERFSGIGMRIVLFDKDAARLAEVAGSLAAETKTIAGDVGQFADVERLRGAAFQAFGEVNVLMNNAAIGGEGSDNWNGLDAWRRILEVNLWGVVNGVHAFTAAMLEQGTRAAIINTGSKQGITNPPGFPAYAVSKAGVKTLTEQLAHGLLETGKPVSAHLLVPGWTYTGLTNAPDGKQPAGTWTADQVVERMIESVEGGDFYVICPDGMVTPELDAARIRWAAEDMTENRPALSRWNPAWKDRFEAFVKKELGE; encoded by the coding sequence ATGGATAGAAACCAGATTGCATTGGAAACGCCATTCGCTCCTGGGAAGGTGGCTGTCATCACCGGGGCTGCCAGCGGCATCGGACGCGCCGCTGCCGAGCGATTTTCTGGGATCGGCATGCGCATCGTCCTGTTCGACAAGGATGCAGCCAGGTTGGCCGAGGTCGCCGGTTCACTGGCGGCGGAGACGAAGACCATCGCCGGGGATGTGGGGCAGTTCGCGGACGTCGAGCGTCTCCGGGGTGCGGCTTTCCAAGCCTTTGGCGAGGTCAATGTGCTCATGAACAACGCCGCGATCGGTGGGGAGGGGAGCGACAACTGGAATGGTCTCGACGCCTGGCGTCGAATCCTGGAGGTGAACCTTTGGGGCGTCGTCAATGGCGTGCATGCCTTTACCGCGGCGATGCTTGAACAAGGCACTCGCGCGGCGATCATCAACACCGGATCGAAGCAGGGCATCACCAATCCGCCGGGGTTCCCGGCCTACGCGGTATCGAAAGCGGGTGTAAAAACGCTGACCGAGCAACTCGCTCACGGTCTTCTGGAAACCGGCAAGCCCGTGAGCGCACACCTGCTTGTTCCTGGCTGGACCTATACGGGCCTGACTAATGCCCCCGACGGCAAGCAACCCGCGGGTACGTGGACCGCCGATCAGGTCGTTGAGCGAATGATCGAGTCGGTCGAGGGGGGCGATTTCTATGTGATCTGTCCCGACGGTATGGTCACGCCCGAACTCGATGCGGCTCGCATCCGCTGGGCTGCAGAGGACATGACCGAGAACCGGCCAGCCCTCTCGCGATGGAACCCGGCTTGGAAGGATCGGTTCGAAGCGTTCGTGAAGAAGGAGCTGGGCGAATGA
- a CDS encoding IS3 family transposase (programmed frameshift), which produces MPQKKHKPEEIVAKLRQVDVLLSQGRPVAEAIRTISVTAFTYYRWRKEFGGLKSDQVKRLKDLEKENERLRKAVSDLTLEKLILKEAASGKLLSPSRRRRCIDHAIMKFGVSERLACRVLGQHRSTQRRVPVGRSDEAALTADIVELATQYGRYGYRRIAAMLRSSGWAVNVKRVERIWRREGLKVPAKQPKKGRLWLNDGSCVRLRPECPNHVWSYDFVEDRTHDGRKFRMLNVIDEFTRECIAIRIDRKLKSTDVIDVLSDLFVLRGVPGNVRSDNGPEFAAKAVREWITAVGAKTAFIEPGSPWENGYCESFNSKLRDELLNGEIFYSLAEAKAVIESWRKHYNTVRPHSSLGYRAPVPAAIMPPPNPSQTWPQSRPCIRLKPGHPMGADHLASFTARRASMSSATSS; this is translated from the exons ATGCCGCAGAAGAAACATAAGCCTGAAGAGATCGTCGCGAAGCTACGTCAGGTCGACGTGCTGTTGTCCCAGGGGCGCCCAGTCGCGGAAGCGATCCGAACGATCAGTGTGACGGCGTTCACCTATTACCGTTGGCGCAAGGAGTTTGGCGGCCTGAAGTCCGACCAGGTGAAACGGCTCAAGGATCTGGAGAAGGAAAACGAGCGGCTACGGAAGGCTGTCTCGGATCTGACGCTTGAGAAGCTCATTCTCAAGGAGGCTGCCTCGGGAA AACTTCTGAGCCCCTCCCGCCGCCGACGCTGCATCGACCACGCCATCATGAAGTTTGGCGTGTCGGAGCGGCTGGCGTGCCGGGTCCTGGGGCAGCATCGGTCTACGCAACGCAGGGTGCCGGTGGGACGGAGCGACGAGGCAGCGCTGACAGCCGACATCGTCGAGCTTGCGACCCAGTATGGCCGCTATGGCTATCGCCGGATCGCAGCGATGCTGCGTTCGTCAGGCTGGGCCGTGAACGTCAAACGTGTCGAGAGGATCTGGCGGCGCGAAGGGCTCAAGGTCCCTGCAAAGCAACCGAAGAAGGGCCGCTTATGGTTGAACGATGGATCCTGCGTTCGGCTACGACCGGAGTGTCCCAACCATGTCTGGTCCTACGACTTTGTGGAGGATCGCACCCACGATGGCCGCAAGTTCCGCATGTTGAACGTGATCGACGAGTTTACCCGGGAATGCATCGCGATCCGGATAGACCGGAAGCTCAAGTCCACCGATGTCATTGACGTCTTGTCGGACCTCTTCGTCCTGCGCGGCGTGCCGGGGAATGTTCGTTCGGACAATGGTCCCGAGTTCGCCGCCAAAGCGGTGCGGGAGTGGATCACAGCGGTCGGCGCGAAGACGGCCTTCATCGAGCCAGGCTCGCCTTGGGAGAACGGCTATTGCGAGAGCTTCAACTCCAAGCTTCGCGACGAGCTCCTCAACGGCGAGATCTTCTACAGCCTCGCCGAGGCAAAAGCCGTCATCGAAAGCTGGCGAAAGCACTACAACACCGTGCGGCCCCACTCATCGCTCGGATACAGGGCTCCGGTACCGGCCGCCATTATGCCGCCGCCAAATCCATCTCAGACATGGCCGCAAAGCCGACCATGCATTAGACTGAAACCGGGCCACCCAATGGGGGCAGACCACTTGGCGTCCTTCACAGCACGGCGAGCATCCATGAGTTCGGCGACAAGCTCATGA
- a CDS encoding lipopolysaccharide biosynthesis protein produces the protein MLALRAFTGAGWLVGSRLVGRLIDFFTLLVMARALTPADFGLVALAMALVAIIDMVLEVPVTQALVRLKQIDESHLDTGFTLALIRGMLVAVVVIAAAWPFSQINNDSHLIPVVLALAIAPIMRGLASPGLIHFIRDLGFRRIFLLEITGKIVAFCLAMAALYLGGSYWALVVNFVASPVAAGIGSYLLAPYRPKFSLSRWTDFAGFAGWFTGSQLMSAINWQFDRILLGALATKEVLGRYSVANDLSVIPTQSLIGPALQPIMAAFSRIHGDDERLRSAFLKAARFSMLISIPCCLGIALTADLLVAILLGAKWQAAADFLRLLSLSVVATPYFQTLYSLALAMGRPEFIFRLNLFDLVVRSSLVVLGFCYGGATGVAQGRLLAAVVIAFALVIQARRLISIGIGKQLLNLWKVGAAGAAMCIGVVALRAELAGKVAAIPELALVAVTGAVLYGGVLACSGLWLVLDPGRLELVDRWWRH, from the coding sequence ATGTTGGCGCTAAGGGCATTTACGGGCGCGGGCTGGCTGGTGGGCTCGCGCTTAGTGGGACGGCTGATCGACTTCTTCACGCTTCTCGTGATGGCTCGCGCGTTGACGCCGGCAGATTTCGGGCTGGTCGCACTCGCCATGGCCCTTGTCGCGATCATCGATATGGTCCTGGAAGTGCCCGTTACTCAGGCGTTGGTTCGCTTGAAACAGATCGACGAGAGCCATCTGGATACCGGCTTCACGCTTGCCCTCATCCGCGGGATGCTCGTTGCGGTGGTGGTCATTGCTGCCGCCTGGCCATTCTCGCAGATTAACAATGACAGCCACCTCATTCCTGTCGTACTGGCGCTCGCAATCGCGCCCATTATGCGCGGACTGGCCAGTCCGGGCCTTATCCACTTTATCCGCGACCTCGGCTTCCGGCGCATTTTTCTTCTTGAGATCACCGGCAAGATCGTGGCGTTCTGCCTTGCGATGGCGGCACTTTATCTGGGCGGCTCCTATTGGGCGCTGGTGGTCAATTTCGTCGCCTCTCCAGTTGCGGCGGGCATCGGCTCCTATCTACTGGCACCGTATCGCCCGAAGTTCTCGCTCAGTCGGTGGACGGATTTCGCAGGTTTCGCGGGCTGGTTCACGGGCTCACAGCTCATGTCAGCCATAAACTGGCAGTTTGATCGCATCCTGTTGGGTGCGCTGGCCACCAAGGAGGTGCTGGGCCGGTATTCCGTCGCCAACGACCTCTCGGTCATCCCGACGCAGAGCCTCATCGGACCTGCGCTTCAGCCGATCATGGCAGCCTTTTCGCGCATCCATGGCGACGACGAGCGGCTCCGCTCGGCATTCCTCAAAGCTGCCCGCTTCAGCATGCTGATCTCCATCCCGTGCTGCCTCGGAATTGCGCTGACTGCGGATCTGCTCGTTGCAATCCTGCTCGGCGCCAAATGGCAGGCCGCCGCGGACTTTCTAAGGTTGCTATCGCTCTCGGTTGTCGCCACCCCCTACTTCCAGACTCTGTACTCACTGGCCCTTGCGATGGGGCGGCCAGAATTCATCTTTCGGCTTAATCTTTTCGACCTCGTCGTTCGCTCATCTCTCGTCGTGCTTGGCTTCTGTTATGGGGGAGCGACAGGCGTCGCGCAGGGTCGGCTGCTTGCGGCCGTCGTGATCGCGTTTGCACTCGTCATCCAGGCGCGCAGGCTGATCTCAATCGGTATCGGCAAGCAGCTTCTCAATCTCTGGAAGGTCGGGGCGGCGGGAGCCGCGATGTGCATCGGCGTCGTCGCCCTGAGAGCCGAGCTTGCGGGAAAGGTCGCTGCCATCCCGGAGCTCGCCCTCGTCGCCGTAACCGGGGCTGTGCTGTATGGCGGGGTGCTTGCCTGTTCGGGCTTGTGGCTCGTCCTCGACCCTGGACGCCTTGAACTCGTCGACCGGTGGTGGCGCCATTAG
- a CDS encoding glycosyltransferase has protein sequence MNRRASRKPLVVAESEPRFTETAPFRLAVIITCWNYAEFVGRAIESVLSQNVPHCELIVIDDGSVDDSWNVILSKGVRAYQIENSGQRRACAFALEKTSSPFILFLDADDELCPNSIDELISSLDNSIAKIQYPLIKIDSAGKHIGDAFPKLGDWRDCDKIQEQILRNGVYTTPPTSGNVFRRDLCSLIEDADYDTAVDGIILFAAPFFGDILSISKPLGLYRIHGRNDSGFNSAIDRDKIERGLNRYIHRLDHLNELLAIRGETKFVDKDSTLFVLQQRIFLNVILEKRIEFHNIALLVRKLIFHDHSKLKSVAISIFFLLLYTLPPKYSTALLMYRYR, from the coding sequence GTGAATAGGCGAGCCTCGCGCAAGCCGTTGGTGGTCGCCGAAAGCGAGCCGCGCTTCACGGAAACGGCTCCGTTCAGGCTCGCAGTCATTATTACCTGCTGGAACTATGCGGAGTTCGTGGGGCGAGCCATTGAAAGCGTCTTGTCCCAGAACGTTCCGCACTGCGAGTTGATTGTTATCGATGACGGATCGGTCGACGACAGCTGGAACGTCATCCTGAGCAAGGGAGTTCGCGCCTACCAAATCGAGAACTCCGGCCAGAGGCGCGCCTGCGCATTCGCCCTGGAGAAGACGAGTTCTCCCTTCATATTGTTCCTCGACGCCGACGACGAGCTTTGCCCCAATTCGATAGACGAACTCATAAGCAGCCTCGATAATTCGATCGCGAAGATTCAATACCCACTGATCAAGATCGACTCGGCCGGCAAACATATTGGAGACGCGTTTCCGAAATTGGGCGATTGGAGGGATTGCGACAAGATTCAGGAGCAAATTTTACGCAACGGAGTTTATACGACGCCTCCGACGTCGGGGAATGTATTTAGGCGAGACCTCTGCAGCCTTATTGAAGACGCCGATTATGATACCGCAGTCGATGGAATCATTTTGTTTGCGGCTCCTTTTTTTGGCGACATCTTGAGCATTTCCAAACCACTGGGGCTTTATCGCATTCATGGAAGAAATGACTCAGGGTTCAATAGCGCAATAGATCGAGATAAAATTGAGCGCGGACTCAATAGGTATATACATCGACTAGATCATTTGAATGAACTTCTAGCAATCAGGGGTGAAACAAAATTTGTTGACAAAGATTCAACTCTATTCGTACTCCAACAAAGAATATTTTTGAACGTAATATTAGAAAAGAGAATCGAATTCCATAATATAGCTTTGTTAGTCAGAAAATTAATTTTCCACGACCATAGCAAGCTCAAATCTGTTGCAATATCTATATTTTTCTTGTTATTATATACTCTCCCGCCAAAATATTCCACAGCCCTTCTCATGTATCGATATCGCTAA
- a CDS encoding hydrolase yields MQGQIGRYNAELFEDVDLVSTDVFDTLLLRTHRSERSRIMAAEQLFALVLERAGHSVSATLLVAARLEAQRLAYRSLDMAGGGEVRLVDIIRRQLAILGLPNSFVAARVAIEIEIERQSLRPNLALADALRRCRSGGKRVVAVSDIALPTAALETLITAFHGADLVDRVYSSADMATTKRRGDLFDLVMREEAVQAGRILHIGDDEAADHRIPSMMGMQTLYVPRAELRRYLTRAHGGVAELGHRARKRDLAGRIRAGTTADPTAFGREVLGPIVAEFCLAIWLYADEAQRKGNAVLLFCARGGLGIREAFERVLSRLGLPLALPRENLAVSRLVAARAAMMARSPAALDELGREFGAGSFADVAQVLAGRAHELPPAWSQRFRGDQFYTLLDSAAGQGVVADVAVQDGLFRRHLADMCGSAERIILCDTGLYGSTQRLLSAGIPERSFETIQFARCNYKNFDEDHFPRVAGLAVERNCYSSFDVRSTVLRYWHLIESLFEPRIPSVKTFADDAGAVSSNAGDIGYGSVAKEAVNPRLIGVLDYIDSLSGGMTVIADAPRAWAQLKRAIVRPAPADLQALAIGTRSVDFGRPGMVGDRTAPQTGVLSQLSSINTQLWREGAVAREFPRSRAALLGSIETFHALRGFSSWIRH; encoded by the coding sequence ATGCAGGGCCAGATCGGGCGCTATAACGCCGAATTGTTCGAAGATGTTGACCTCGTCTCGACGGACGTCTTCGATACCCTGTTGTTGCGGACGCACCGGTCGGAGCGCTCGCGCATTATGGCGGCCGAGCAGCTCTTCGCCCTTGTGCTAGAGCGCGCCGGTCATTCGGTTTCGGCGACCTTGCTGGTGGCGGCTCGCCTTGAAGCCCAACGTCTCGCCTATCGCTCTCTGGATATGGCAGGCGGTGGGGAAGTGAGATTGGTCGACATCATTCGGCGCCAGCTCGCCATTCTCGGTCTGCCTAACTCGTTCGTGGCGGCACGAGTGGCGATCGAGATCGAGATCGAGCGGCAATCGCTGCGCCCCAACCTCGCTTTGGCCGACGCTCTGCGCCGCTGCAGGAGCGGCGGCAAACGTGTCGTCGCTGTCAGCGACATCGCCTTGCCTACCGCCGCACTAGAGACTCTCATCACCGCGTTCCACGGAGCCGATCTGGTCGATCGTGTTTATTCGAGCGCCGACATGGCAACCACCAAGCGACGTGGTGATCTTTTCGATCTGGTCATGCGCGAAGAGGCCGTCCAGGCCGGACGAATCTTGCACATCGGCGACGACGAAGCGGCAGACCATCGCATCCCCTCGATGATGGGAATGCAAACATTGTACGTGCCGCGCGCGGAGCTGCGGCGGTATCTGACCCGTGCGCATGGCGGCGTGGCCGAACTTGGACACCGCGCCCGGAAACGGGACCTTGCGGGTCGGATCCGCGCCGGCACGACCGCGGACCCGACCGCATTCGGCCGGGAGGTTCTCGGGCCAATCGTTGCCGAGTTTTGTCTGGCGATCTGGCTCTATGCCGACGAGGCCCAGAGGAAGGGCAATGCGGTCTTGCTGTTCTGCGCCCGCGGAGGCCTGGGAATCCGGGAGGCTTTCGAGCGCGTTCTTTCACGCCTGGGCCTGCCGCTCGCCTTGCCCCGCGAGAACCTGGCCGTCTCCCGCCTGGTTGCAGCACGAGCTGCCATGATGGCGCGCAGTCCCGCGGCGCTTGACGAGCTCGGGCGCGAATTCGGTGCCGGCAGCTTCGCCGATGTCGCTCAGGTGCTGGCCGGGCGGGCGCATGAGCTGCCGCCAGCGTGGTCGCAGCGCTTTCGGGGCGACCAGTTCTATACGCTTCTAGATAGCGCGGCGGGCCAGGGTGTAGTGGCGGATGTCGCAGTCCAGGATGGACTCTTCCGGCGCCACCTCGCAGATATGTGCGGGAGCGCGGAGCGGATCATCCTCTGCGACACGGGACTTTACGGGAGCACCCAGCGGTTACTTTCGGCCGGTATTCCCGAGCGCTCGTTCGAAACCATCCAGTTCGCACGCTGCAATTACAAAAACTTCGACGAGGATCACTTCCCCCGGGTGGCAGGCCTCGCGGTCGAACGAAATTGCTACAGCTCGTTCGACGTGCGCTCGACTGTCTTGCGTTACTGGCACCTGATCGAGAGCCTGTTCGAGCCGCGCATACCTTCGGTGAAAACGTTCGCCGACGATGCCGGTGCGGTCAGTTCCAATGCCGGTGACATCGGCTACGGTTCGGTGGCGAAGGAAGCGGTCAATCCAAGGCTGATCGGGGTGCTCGACTATATCGATTCCCTTTCTGGCGGCATGACGGTGATCGCAGACGCCCCGCGGGCCTGGGCCCAGCTCAAGCGGGCGATCGTCAGGCCCGCCCCGGCCGATCTGCAGGCGCTGGCGATCGGCACGCGTTCGGTGGATTTCGGGCGGCCGGGCATGGTCGGTGATCGAACCGCCCCTCAGACCGGCGTGTTGTCTCAGCTGTCTTCGATCAACACCCAACTCTGGCGGGAAGGGGCAGTCGCACGCGAGTTTCCGCGTTCGCGCGCCGCACTCCTCGGCAGCATCGAAACCTTCCATGCTCTGCGCGGTTTCTCATCGTGGATCCGCCATTGA
- a CDS encoding glycosyltransferase, whose product MPSSPLLLSRAPAEYGADCSPAGLRPYPSTAIASPSAWVARVTAGASVAAMPREYCACSREVSDMPVECKSVSVVMATYNGAKYVEEQLQSIIGQTFRPLEIIVSDDASSDATLEIVERLAAGCGIETKILRNAKPLGFRDNFLRASLIARGDFIAFCDQDDVWDAEKLEKCSKFFADPSISMIVHTAITVDRNANKIGDFRQGIRRSGIRQPLSYDPWLTFFGFSIVYRRELLRVADINDRFIDYIVPTEMIAHDRWIMFLAQMVGSTAELAEPLVKYRQHESNTFGSRSKNRKRFDRDIRRDTDFYIASTAKMLEIVCNIPEEVGYEFPLFDRDKSKLYLERALNQLTMRRYIYNSQSKISSFGKIYRCVKTGSYRSVHGGHNRWRSLGRDLQFALLGR is encoded by the coding sequence ATGCCCAGCAGTCCCCTTTTGCTATCGCGCGCGCCGGCGGAATACGGCGCGGACTGTAGCCCGGCAGGACTTCGGCCGTATCCTAGCACGGCAATTGCTTCTCCTTCTGCCTGGGTAGCCCGGGTTACGGCTGGTGCCAGCGTGGCCGCGATGCCGAGGGAATACTGCGCATGCAGTCGGGAGGTGTCGGATATGCCGGTAGAATGCAAATCCGTATCGGTCGTCATGGCGACCTACAACGGGGCTAAATATGTCGAAGAACAGCTTCAAAGCATCATAGGGCAAACATTCCGCCCGCTGGAGATCATCGTTTCTGATGACGCATCCAGCGACGCAACCCTCGAGATCGTCGAACGCCTCGCTGCGGGCTGCGGCATCGAGACGAAGATACTGCGAAACGCAAAGCCGCTCGGGTTTAGGGACAACTTCTTGCGGGCTTCCCTTATCGCCAGGGGCGATTTCATCGCCTTTTGCGATCAGGATGATGTGTGGGATGCCGAAAAACTGGAAAAATGCTCGAAATTCTTTGCCGACCCGAGCATATCGATGATCGTCCATACAGCAATCACCGTGGACAGGAACGCAAACAAGATCGGTGATTTTCGACAGGGAATCCGCAGGTCCGGCATAAGGCAGCCGCTCAGCTACGACCCATGGCTAACTTTCTTTGGGTTCTCGATCGTTTATCGTCGAGAGCTGCTCAGAGTTGCCGACATCAATGACAGGTTCATCGACTACATCGTTCCCACTGAGATGATCGCCCACGATCGCTGGATTATGTTCCTGGCGCAGATGGTCGGCTCCACCGCCGAGCTCGCCGAGCCTCTCGTTAAATACAGGCAGCATGAAAGCAATACATTTGGTAGTCGAAGTAAAAATCGAAAAAGGTTTGACCGTGATATAAGGCGCGATACAGATTTCTACATCGCTTCTACCGCAAAGATGTTGGAAATCGTATGCAACATCCCCGAAGAAGTGGGCTACGAATTTCCGCTTTTTGATAGAGATAAAAGTAAATTGTATCTTGAACGAGCTCTTAATCAATTGACGATGAGGCGATATATATACAATTCGCAATCGAAAATTTCTTCGTTTGGGAAAATTTATCGGTGCGTCAAAACTGGAAGCTATAGATCCGTACATGGCGGCCATAATCGTTGGCGTTCGCTTGGTCGAGATCTTCAGTTTGCCTTACTCGGGCGGTAG
- a CDS encoding metallophosphoesterase, whose amino-acid sequence MRLLVISDLHLEFGSFEFPTPMPEFNVAVFAGDIGQPIVGAIEWMARQREAGPLMGRPVVYVAGNHEFYRSEMKSNLAEAARVADNAGIHFLHRRAVIINGVRFIGCTLWTDYRLLGTPKPSMITAGQELNDHRLIRYREESGHFSRFMPWHAWSAP is encoded by the coding sequence ATGCGTCTACTCGTGATCTCGGACCTTCATCTGGAATTCGGGTCGTTTGAGTTCCCGACGCCCATGCCAGAATTCAATGTGGCCGTTTTTGCTGGCGACATTGGTCAGCCTATTGTCGGCGCGATCGAGTGGATGGCCCGCCAGAGGGAGGCCGGTCCCCTAATGGGGCGCCCCGTCGTCTACGTCGCAGGAAACCACGAGTTTTACCGCAGCGAGATGAAGTCGAACCTGGCCGAGGCCGCAAGGGTCGCTGACAACGCCGGCATTCACTTTTTGCATCGACGAGCGGTCATCATCAATGGCGTCCGCTTCATTGGTTGCACGCTTTGGACCGACTATCGACTGCTCGGAACTCCCAAACCCTCGATGATCACGGCTGGCCAGGAACTGAATGACCATCGCCTGATCCGCTACCGCGAGGAAAGCGGACACTTCAGTCGCTTCATGCCATGGCACGCTTGGTCTGCCCCCTGA
- a CDS encoding helix-turn-helix domain-containing protein, translating to MDMRKLVGRNFARIRREKGLTQEDVERLSGFSQQYLSGLESGLRNPTIGTLSELANALDVSFLDLVKPESAEGGVVISNN from the coding sequence ATGGACATGCGCAAACTGGTGGGACGAAATTTCGCCCGCATCCGTCGAGAAAAGGGGCTGACCCAAGAGGACGTTGAGCGGCTCTCTGGGTTTAGTCAGCAGTATCTCAGCGGCTTGGAGAGCGGGCTGCGCAATCCCACGATTGGAACGTTGTCGGAGCTCGCAAATGCTCTCGATGTGAGTTTTCTCGATCTGGTAAAGCCGGAATCTGCCGAGGGCGGCGTCGTGATCTCAAACAATTGA
- a CDS encoding HAD family hydrolase, translating into MSEIRAICFDAFGTLLEIVDKRRPFGQLMNERGTDHRAVDVLTRPLSLREVAKELAIVIGEARLQELELDLDAERASIQLRPGMAVFWAALRRADLRIGVCSNLAQPYAEPLLAILPGIPDALVLSFEVGFIKPQPEIFHCVREELGLRAEQILFIGDTPEADILGPRAVGMHAMTIDAFEAAVNGCEERRISAEEVQSPEIHQLLERVRECVYS; encoded by the coding sequence ATGTCGGAAATCCGAGCAATCTGTTTCGATGCGTTCGGGACGCTTCTAGAAATCGTAGATAAGCGCCGTCCATTCGGACAACTGATGAATGAAAGGGGGACGGATCACCGTGCGGTCGACGTTCTGACCCGCCCCTTGAGCCTTCGAGAGGTTGCCAAAGAACTCGCCATCGTCATCGGCGAGGCGCGTTTGCAGGAACTGGAACTCGATCTTGATGCCGAGCGTGCTTCCATCCAGCTTCGCCCCGGAATGGCGGTGTTTTGGGCAGCGCTCCGACGGGCGGACTTGCGCATCGGAGTCTGCTCGAATCTAGCCCAGCCTTATGCTGAACCGCTGCTAGCTATCCTCCCAGGCATTCCTGATGCGCTCGTCCTTTCGTTTGAGGTCGGCTTCATCAAGCCACAGCCAGAAATCTTTCATTGCGTTCGCGAGGAACTCGGCCTTCGCGCCGAGCAGATCTTGTTCATCGGTGACACCCCAGAGGCGGATATCCTGGGGCCGAGGGCCGTCGGCATGCACGCCATGACTATCGACGCCTTCGAAGCAGCTGTGAACGGATGTGAAGAGCGCCGGATATCCGCTGAGGAAGTGCAGTCGCCTGAGATTCATCAGTTACTCGAGCGGGTGCGCGAATGCGTCTACTCGTGA
- a CDS encoding FkbM family methyltransferase, producing the protein MMLNAVVKKSAAHFLRKMADRPNMRRLAFNALRLRRPEIMELRDMDPVRFLGFAFDRIGCSRSQILQDLWVCYELGEKRDGFFVEFGATNGVTNSNTWLLERSFGWTGILAEPNPIWHEALERNRDCEIDKRCVFVGSGEVLSFATTPDPELGGIAATALYDHFAPIREASPTCDVETISLNDLLEQYRAPAIIDYMSIDTEGSELAILEAFDFERWRVRLLSVEHSNSPQEPKIDALLARHGYQRKFPEFSQWDGWYTSIA; encoded by the coding sequence ATGATGCTGAACGCAGTTGTCAAGAAATCCGCGGCACATTTTCTCCGGAAAATGGCCGATCGGCCCAATATGCGCCGCCTCGCCTTCAACGCCCTGCGGCTGCGGCGTCCGGAGATCATGGAGCTGCGGGACATGGATCCCGTTCGGTTTCTGGGATTTGCCTTCGATCGCATCGGCTGTTCCCGCTCGCAGATTCTTCAGGATCTCTGGGTCTGCTATGAACTCGGAGAGAAGCGTGATGGCTTCTTCGTGGAGTTCGGCGCGACGAACGGGGTTACGAACAGCAATACCTGGTTGCTGGAGCGAAGCTTCGGCTGGACGGGAATCCTGGCTGAGCCAAATCCGATTTGGCATGAGGCTCTTGAACGCAATCGAGACTGCGAAATCGACAAGCGCTGCGTCTTCGTCGGCTCGGGGGAGGTTCTATCGTTCGCAACAACCCCGGATCCTGAGCTAGGCGGGATTGCCGCAACCGCCCTATATGATCACTTTGCACCCATCCGCGAAGCATCTCCCACTTGCGACGTAGAGACGATATCGCTCAACGATTTGCTTGAGCAGTACCGTGCGCCCGCAATCATCGACTATATGTCGATCGATACCGAGGGGAGCGAACTTGCAATCCTCGAGGCGTTCGATTTTGAGCGCTGGCGCGTGCGTCTCCTTTCCGTGGAACATAGCAACAGCCCCCAGGAGCCGAAGATCGACGCATTGCTTGCTCGGCACGGATACCAGCGGAAATTTCCAGAATTCTCTCAGTGGGACGGCTGGTACACGAGCATAGCTTGA